One stretch of Oncorhynchus tshawytscha isolate Ot180627B linkage group LG21, Otsh_v2.0, whole genome shotgun sequence DNA includes these proteins:
- the clcf1 gene encoding uncharacterized protein clcf1, which yields MHFGVHHIQLTLLLSAAVASVQVPEPYLSLSNERTSIERTYELTKYLEHQLREIKDTYLSYLGPPFSDPDFSPPRPNSTTLSLPSAATRLELWRGLENRARLTQNHRAYSVLLGAVKELARSTLCPYLQSSLLHFSTGLDSLLGSISSLMNTQGYALPPAGIEPQYLQRDTGGDREAMGRRPSPLMSQGLYKAGVGVEVGLMRHPLGDQRGAGTIRGAVRGEKEESTRREMTGRKREREKDRGRGREGRRAEVTRAVVRSVGSRQEERGEHGRKGRKREAEDWEGTTEDREEEEELERKGGKDRRGRRLLSVSEEGERTVKQGPLDSDARVTLSFSDRQNFPQQQLLNNNNNNNNLYSYNFNYHPQNKERVGGDSENRATGEEQYNIRESASLLSSSLSFHPQRRSPRSLFSPSLHPPLSPLSLFYPFGTGPGEGHTLLSEPVPLSLRRGLPLLPPPPLPPLLSSSPLLAVQPALNDFSRKVEGFWVLRELQSWLWRSAKDFNRLKKRLRV from the exons TCCATCACATCCAGCTCACACTGCTATTGTCTGCAGCCGTAGCATCGGTCCAGGTCCCAGAGCCCTACCTCAGCCTGTCTAATGAGAGAACTTCGATTGAGAGGACGTATGAACTGACCAAGTACCTGGAGCATCAGCTGAGAGAGATAAAGGACACCTAT CTCTCCTACCTGGGCCCTCCGTTCAGTGATCCAGACTTCTCCCCTCCACGGCCCAACAGCACGACCCTGTCCCTGCCCAGCGCCGCCACCCGTCTGGAGCTGTGGCGGGGATTGGAGAACCGTGCCAGGCTGACCCAGAACCACAGGGCTTACTCTGTCCTGCTGGGAGCGGTGAAGGAGCTGGCCCGCTCCACCCTCTGTCCCTACCTCCAGAGCTCCCTGCTGCACTTCTCTACAGGCCTGGACAGTCTGTTGGGGTCTATATCAAGCCTCATGAACACTCAGGGGTATGCTCTGCCTCCTGCTGGGATCGAGCCGCAGTACctgcagagagacacagggggcgACAGAGAGGCAATGGGACGCAGACCATCTCCACTGATGAGTCAGGGTCTCTATAAGgcaggggtgggggtggaggtggggctAATGAGGCATCCTCTTGGTGATCAGAGGGGTGCTGGGACCATCAGAGGGGCagtgagaggagaaaaggaggagagcaccaggagagaaatgacagggagaaagagggagagagagaaagatagagggagggggagggagggtaggagagcGGAGGTAACTAGGGCTGTGGTTAGGAGCGTGGGGtcgaggcaggaggagagaggggagcacgggaggaaagggaggaagagagaggcagaagattGGGAGGGGACCACTGAagacagggaagaggaggaagagttggagagaaagggagggaaggacagaagggggaggaggctgctgagtgtttcagaggaaggagagagaacagtTAAGCAGGGTCCACTGGACTCTGACGCCAGAGTCACTCTGTCCTTTTCAGACAGACAAAACTTCCCCCAACAACAActcctaaacaacaacaacaacaacaacaacctctaCAGCTACAACTTCAACTATCACCCCCAAAATAAGGAAAGAGTCGGGGGGGATTCAGAAAACAGGGCGACAGGGGAGGAACAATACAACATCCGAGAGTCtgcatccctcctctcctcctctttatccttccatccccagCGCCGTTCCCCTCGCTCcttattctccccctctctccacccccccctctcacccctctccctcttctaccCGTTTGGCACAGGGCCAGGGGAGGGACACACCCTGTTGTCAGAACCAGTTCCCCTGTCATTGAGGAGGGGTCTCCCCTTGCTGCCGCCCCCTCCCCTGCCACCtcttctgtcctcctcccctctgctgGCGGTGCAGCCGGCGCTGAACGACTTCTCCAGAAAGGTTGAGGGCTTCTGGGTACTGAGGGAACTGCAGAGCTGGCTGTGGCGCTCCGCCAAGGACTTCAACCGCCTCAAGAAGAGACTCCGAGTCTGA